A section of the Gloeobacter violaceus PCC 7421 genome encodes:
- a CDS encoding GumC family protein, with translation MSSIVAIGRRHWRPLLALNTVLLAATVGIAVFYPRTWTASAQLILPNASSNLSANLGPLGNIQQQGLPFSNELNPTSIQSNILLSSDVLRPVWQKDPERTEKFTRLDTYGKLFKGKPGDQSTIVQLEAKGSSPELAQQRAEWVLQSYQTRLNALRLDDARRRDEFSRVETAKAQNNLQTAQVELYGYQRRTGLVNADDQTRGIVETLNSLRSTQTLTLAQAEAAARRATALEQAVGMDLRRATAALNLGEDKGLQALRQRLADIESQLAQARGLYTGKNLRVKSLELQREELLGKIKQQVGSIVPDASKVNVSLGGNSYRDSRIDLILQLVQSQAENGALTNQAARIGEKAASLEERLRTLAPQQSRLKELQRRYEIAEGIYRGLVAQVQQAKVNAFDAYPNVQILDAPSVDSKPSPSGLLVAVGGLVAMLSGSIALALWLERRNPMLGVRELDSTGLPVLGRIPKLKDAALSAAEAEEFRQLASVVSLLPLPARRLMITSANTGEGKTTVTLGLAKALRELGFRVLVVDADFRQAGLGRKLQVGPGSEPVALAPSLSFLPAGRPDERTSVGEYIARGHFSRYLSELESAGGYDYVLIDTAPEDLVAETKLIAAAIGNVLFVVRPGVSNRDEVNASLAALQRFGSSVHLVINGGESAKGSYRYRYERPALASSSES, from the coding sequence ATGAGCAGTATCGTTGCAATCGGACGTCGGCACTGGCGGCCGTTGCTGGCCCTCAACACCGTATTGTTGGCCGCCACCGTCGGGATCGCCGTGTTTTATCCGCGCACCTGGACCGCCTCGGCTCAGCTCATCTTGCCCAACGCCAGCAGCAACCTCAGTGCGAATCTCGGACCCTTGGGCAACATCCAGCAGCAGGGGCTGCCGTTTTCCAACGAACTCAACCCCACCAGCATCCAGTCCAACATTCTATTGAGCAGCGATGTGCTGCGCCCGGTCTGGCAAAAAGACCCCGAGCGCACCGAGAAATTCACCCGCCTTGACACCTACGGCAAGTTGTTCAAAGGCAAACCTGGCGATCAATCGACCATCGTGCAGTTGGAGGCCAAAGGTTCGAGTCCCGAACTGGCCCAGCAGCGTGCCGAATGGGTGCTCCAGTCTTACCAGACGCGCCTCAACGCCCTGCGCCTCGACGATGCCCGGCGGCGCGACGAATTTAGCCGGGTGGAAACGGCTAAGGCCCAAAACAATCTACAAACCGCCCAGGTGGAGCTTTACGGCTACCAGCGGCGCACCGGGTTGGTCAACGCCGACGATCAGACCCGCGGGATCGTCGAGACCCTCAATTCCCTGCGCTCGACCCAGACGCTCACCCTCGCTCAGGCCGAAGCCGCCGCCCGGCGGGCGACGGCCCTCGAGCAGGCGGTCGGCATGGACCTGCGCCGCGCCACCGCCGCCCTCAATTTAGGGGAGGACAAAGGTCTTCAAGCCCTGCGCCAACGCCTTGCCGACATCGAATCGCAACTGGCCCAGGCGCGGGGACTCTACACCGGCAAGAACCTGCGCGTCAAATCGCTCGAGCTCCAGCGCGAGGAACTGTTGGGCAAAATCAAGCAGCAAGTCGGCAGCATCGTACCCGACGCGAGCAAAGTGAACGTTTCACTCGGGGGCAACAGCTACCGCGATTCGCGCATCGACCTGATATTGCAACTGGTGCAGTCGCAGGCCGAAAATGGCGCCCTCACCAACCAGGCGGCCCGCATCGGCGAAAAAGCCGCTTCCCTCGAAGAACGCCTGCGCACCCTCGCTCCCCAGCAAAGCCGGCTGAAGGAGTTGCAGCGGCGCTATGAGATTGCCGAGGGGATTTACCGGGGTCTGGTCGCTCAGGTGCAGCAGGCCAAAGTCAACGCCTTCGACGCCTATCCGAACGTACAGATTCTCGACGCGCCCTCGGTCGATTCCAAACCTTCTCCTTCGGGGCTGCTGGTCGCCGTCGGAGGGCTGGTGGCGATGCTTTCAGGCAGCATCGCCCTGGCGCTGTGGCTGGAGCGGCGCAACCCGATGCTCGGTGTGCGCGAACTGGACAGTACCGGTCTGCCGGTGCTGGGCCGCATCCCCAAACTCAAAGACGCCGCCCTCAGCGCCGCCGAAGCCGAGGAGTTTCGGCAGCTCGCCTCGGTGGTCAGCCTGTTGCCTTTGCCCGCGCGGCGGTTGATGATCACCAGCGCCAATACCGGCGAAGGCAAAACCACCGTCACCCTGGGGCTGGCAAAAGCTTTGCGCGAATTGGGTTTTCGGGTGCTGGTGGTCGACGCCGACTTTCGCCAGGCGGGCCTCGGCCGCAAGCTGCAGGTGGGACCGGGAAGCGAGCCGGTAGCCCTTGCCCCGTCGCTGAGCTTTCTGCCGGCCGGCCGCCCGGATGAGCGCACCAGCGTCGGAGAGTACATCGCCCGGGGCCATTTCAGCCGCTACCTGAGCGAATTGGAAAGTGCCGGGGGCTACGACTACGTCCTCATCGATACCGCCCCCGAGGATCTCGTGGCCGAAACGAAGCTCATCGCGGCGGCCATCGGCAACGTGCTGTTTGTGGTCCGTCCGGGAGTGAGCAATCGCGACGAGGTGAACGCCAGCCTCGCCGCCCTGCAGCGCTTTGGCAGCAGCGTTCACCTGGTCATCAACGGCGGCGAATCGGCCAAGGGGTCCTACCGGTACCGCTACGAGCGGCCGGCCCTCGCCTCGTCGTCCGAAAGTTAG